In the genome of Polaribacter atrinae, one region contains:
- a CDS encoding NADP-dependent malic enzyme has translation MSDSRKRHEALLYHAKPKPGKIEVVPTKKYATQHDLALAYSPGVAEPCLEIVKDKNNAYKYTAKGNLVAVISNGTAVLGLGDIGPEASKPVMEGKGLLFKIFADIDVFDIEVDATDVELFIQTVKAIAPTFGGINLEDIKAPEAFEIERRLKEELDIPVMHDDQHGTAIISAAALKNAIDITNKDISKVKIVVNGAGAAAISCTLLYLKLGAKKENVVMCDSKGVIRSDRDNLTSQKAEFATDRDLHTLDEAMHNADVFIGLSKGNVVSPEMLLTMAKDPIVFAMANPVAEIDYDVAVATRKDIIMATGRSDHPNQVNNVLGFPFIFRGALDVRATKINEEMKMAAVHALADLAKKSVPEQVNIVYDEVSLAYGREYIIPKPFDPRLIYEIPPAIAKAAMDSGVALEPIEDWDKYREELMERSGSGSKEIRILHNRAKSNRKRIVFAEADHIDVLKAAQRVHDEKIGDPILLGRKEVILALKAEIGFTAIVPIIDPKIDEETERRERFGKIYWQNRRRKGRTLSEATKLMRERNYFAAMMVNEKEADALITGYSRPYPTVLKPILELIEKDKGVTKIAATNLMLTKQGPLFLADTTININPTAKELVKITQMTGNFVKMLGMKPNMAMVSFSNFGSSNSETSKKISEAVSYLHRHFPDTVIDGELQADFALNPEMLAKEFPFSKLNGKKVNVLIFPNLESANITYKLMKQLNHAESIGPIILGLSKPVHILQLGSSVDEMVNMAALAAVDAQEKEKRSKINNNLV, from the coding sequence ATGAGCGATTCTAGAAAAAGACACGAAGCTTTATTATATCACGCAAAACCAAAACCAGGAAAGATAGAGGTAGTTCCTACTAAAAAATATGCCACTCAACACGACTTAGCATTGGCATATTCACCCGGTGTTGCAGAACCTTGCTTAGAAATTGTAAAAGATAAAAACAATGCATATAAATATACTGCAAAAGGAAACTTAGTAGCAGTAATTTCTAACGGAACTGCAGTTTTAGGCTTAGGAGACATTGGTCCGGAAGCTTCTAAACCAGTAATGGAAGGAAAAGGATTACTTTTTAAAATATTTGCAGATATCGATGTTTTTGACATTGAAGTTGATGCAACTGATGTAGAACTTTTTATACAAACCGTAAAAGCAATTGCTCCTACTTTTGGAGGAATAAACTTAGAAGATATTAAAGCACCAGAAGCTTTTGAAATTGAAAGAAGGTTAAAAGAGGAATTAGACATTCCGGTAATGCATGATGACCAACACGGAACAGCAATTATTTCTGCTGCAGCCTTAAAAAATGCCATAGACATTACCAACAAAGATATTAGTAAAGTAAAAATTGTTGTTAATGGAGCTGGAGCTGCTGCAATTTCTTGCACACTTTTGTATTTAAAATTAGGTGCAAAGAAAGAAAACGTGGTAATGTGCGACAGTAAAGGCGTTATTAGAAGCGATAGAGACAACCTTACCTCACAAAAAGCAGAATTTGCAACCGATAGAGATTTGCACACGCTAGATGAAGCCATGCATAATGCAGATGTATTTATTGGTTTATCTAAAGGAAACGTGGTTTCTCCTGAGATGCTTTTAACAATGGCAAAAGACCCCATTGTTTTTGCTATGGCAAACCCAGTTGCAGAAATAGATTACGATGTAGCAGTTGCTACAAGAAAGGATATTATTATGGCTACAGGAAGATCTGATCATCCTAACCAAGTGAATAATGTACTTGGATTTCCATTTATTTTTAGAGGTGCTTTAGATGTTAGAGCTACCAAAATTAATGAAGAAATGAAAATGGCAGCCGTTCATGCTTTAGCAGATTTAGCTAAAAAATCGGTGCCAGAGCAAGTAAATATTGTCTATGATGAAGTAAGTTTAGCTTACGGAAGAGAGTATATTATTCCAAAACCATTTGATCCAAGATTAATTTATGAAATTCCACCAGCAATTGCAAAAGCTGCAATGGATTCTGGTGTTGCATTAGAACCAATTGAAGATTGGGATAAATATAGAGAAGAGTTAATGGAACGTTCTGGTTCTGGAAGTAAAGAAATTAGAATTTTACACAACAGAGCAAAGAGCAATAGAAAACGTATTGTGTTTGCAGAAGCAGACCATATAGATGTTTTAAAAGCTGCGCAAAGAGTACATGACGAAAAGATTGGTGACCCAATATTATTGGGAAGAAAAGAAGTAATCTTAGCTTTAAAAGCAGAAATTGGTTTTACTGCAATTGTACCAATTATTGATCCAAAAATAGACGAAGAAACAGAACGTAGAGAACGTTTTGGAAAGATTTATTGGCAAAATAGACGACGTAAAGGACGTACTTTATCTGAAGCAACAAAATTAATGCGAGAACGTAATTATTTTGCTGCAATGATGGTGAACGAAAAAGAAGCAGATGCTTTAATTACAGGATATTCTAGACCTTACCCAACAGTTTTAAAGCCTATTTTAGAATTGATTGAAAAAGACAAAGGAGTTACTAAAATTGCTGCAACCAACTTAATGTTAACAAAACAAGGTCCGTTATTTTTAGCAGACACTACAATTAACATAAACCCTACGGCAAAAGAATTGGTGAAAATTACTCAAATGACTGGTAATTTTGTAAAAATGCTTGGAATGAAACCAAATATGGCAATGGTCTCTTTTTCTAACTTTGGATCTTCAAACTCTGAAACTTCTAAGAAAATTAGTGAAGCCGTTTCTTATTTACACCGTCATTTTCCAGACACTGTTATCGATGGAGAATTGCAAGCAGATTTTGCTTTAAACCCAGAAATGTTGGCAAAAGAATTTCCATTTTCTAAACTAAATGGTAAAAAAGTAAATGTTTTAATTTTCCCTAATTTAGAATCAGCAAACATTACTTATAAGTTAATGAAACAATTAAACCACGCAGAATCTATTGGTCCTATAATTTTAGGATTAAGTAAACCTGTACATATTTTACAATTAGGTTCTAGTGTAGATGAAATGGTAAACATGGCTGCATTGGCTGCTGTGGATGCTCAAGAAAAAGAAAAAAGATCTAAAATTAATAATAATTTAGTGTAA